Proteins from one Cryptomeria japonica chromosome 4, Sugi_1.0, whole genome shotgun sequence genomic window:
- the LOC131875344 gene encoding xyloglucan endotransglucosylase protein 1-like, with protein sequence MVLSRFSLDGTPVRVFKNNENVGVTYPKNQGMRIYSSLWNTDDWATRGGLVKIDWSKALFVASYQSFNAQVCSTSSSDCSANAWYNQAALDSGEQQQLEWVRKNYMVYDYCSDTKRFPLGLPTECTR encoded by the coding sequence ATGGTATTGAGCAGATTTTCTTTGGATGGAACTCCCGTGAGAGTGTTTAAGAACAACGAGAATGTGGGTGTGACGTATCCAAAGAATCAAGGCATGAGAATATATTCGAGTCTGTGGAACACAGACGATTGGGCAACTAGAGGTGGGCTTGTGAAGATAGACTGGAGCAAAGCCCTCTTCGTCGCCTCATACCAGAGTTTTAATGCACAGGTGTGCAGTACTTCTTCCTCTGACTGCTCTGCAAATGCATGGTACAATCAAGCAGCATTGGATTCGGGTGAGCAGCAGCAACTTGAATGGGTGCGCAAGAACTATATGGTATATGATTACTGTTCTGACACCAAAAGGTTTCCACTGGGCCTTCCTACTGAATGCACCCGTTAG
- the LOC131875526 gene encoding xyloglucan endotransglucosylase protein 1-like, giving the protein MDLLPCFLLLSLGLSFSHLASANFFNDFDITWGNDRAKILDNGQRLQLTLDQSSGSGFQSKNEYLFGKIDMQIKLVPGNSAGTVTAYYLSSQGDKHDEIDFEFLGNLSGDPYIMHTNVFSQGKGSREQQFYLWFDPTADFHTYSLLWNPHQIMFSVDGTPVRVFKNSEDLGVAYPKNQAMRIYSSLWNADDWATRGGAVKIDWSKSPFVASYGNFKAETCSASSDCSVNSWYGAQALELSEQEKLEWVRKNYMIYNYCTDSKRFPQGFPAECTRQTSN; this is encoded by the exons ATGGATCTCTTACCATGTTTCCTCCTCTTAAGCCTTGGACTCTCATTCTCCCACCTTGCTTCTGCAAATTTTTTCAATGACTTCGACATCACATGGGGAAACGATCGTGCTAAGATACTCGACAATGGCCAACGCTTGCAGCTCACTCTCGATCAGTCCTCAG GTTCAGGGTTCCAATCCAAGAATGAATATCTCTTTGGCAAAATTGATATGCAAATCAAGCTGGTGCCCGGTAACTCGGCCGGAACTGTTACTGCATATTAT CTGTCATCACAAGGGGATAAGCACGACGAAATAGACTTTGAGTTCTTGGGAAATCTGTCTGGAGACCCCTATATTATGCACACCAATGTTTTCTCTCAAGGAAAAGGCAGTCGTGAGCAGCAATTCTACCTCTGGTTCGATCCCACTGCAGACTTCCACACTTACTCCCTGCTCTGGAATCCCCATCAAATTAT GTTTTCTGTGGATGGAACTCCGGTGAGAGTGTTCAAGAATAGCGAGGATTTGGGCGTTGCATATCCCAAGAATCAAGCGATGAGAATATATTCGAGCCTGTGGAACGCAGATGATTGGGCAACCAGAGGCGGTGCAGTGAAGATCGATTGGAGCAAATCCCCATTTGTGGCATCTTATGGAAATTTCAAAGCAGAGACATGCTCTGCCTCCTCCGATTGCTCTGTGAATTCATGGTATGGTGCACAGGCATTGGAGTTAAGTGAGCAGGAGAAACTTGAATGGGTGCGCAAGAACTACATGATTTACAATTATTGTACAGACAGTAAAAGGTTTCCGCAGGGCTTTCCTGCTGAATGCACTCGCCAGACGTCCAACTGA